GCTATTTCTGTGCACCAGCGATAGTGACCAACGTCACGCCGAATATGGCCATTTACCGAGAAGAAATTTTTGGCCCTGTCGTCGCCATCATGTCGTTTGCCACGGAAGATGAGGCAATTCGGCTAGCCAATGATACACAGGCCGGGCTCGCGGCCTACCTCTATACCCAAAATCCCTCTCGTATTTGGCGCATGGTGGATCAGCTTGAGTATGGCATGGTTGGCATCAATGATGCGGCCATCAGCAACCCTGCCGCACCGTTTGGGGGAATCAAAGCTTCGGGATTTGGACGAGAAGGCTCGCGCCATGGGCTTGATGAGTTTACTTATCTCAAATATCTGTCCTGGGGTATCTAGTGGCTTGAGGCTTGGCATTTATCGAACGGTTCAGTGCTCGACGACGGTTAATTGCAAATGTTTGGCAATAAATTCCAGTGCCAGCACATCCAGTGTTTTACCGTCACACACCCCATCCCATGCGCCATGACCCATACCCGCCAACGCACAAAACTGATAAGGGGCACCAGACTGCTGATAGCGTTGCTGCAAATACAGGGCCTCGTCATAGGCAATGGTGGCATCGTCGGTGCCATGGACGATCATTAAAGGCGCTTTAGTCGCGCGCCAGCGTGTTGTCTGGTAAGCCCCCTCGTAGAGATCTACCGCATCACCGCTGCCCCAGAAATCGACCACAGCACGAATTCTTGGAAGCGATTGAGCTTGATGTGTGCTGCTCAGTGTCGGATCTTCGGCAAGAGACAATTCCGTAGCAAAATCATCGGGATCGGTTGCGCCCACCGCAATCCCGATAATGGCGCCAGCGGAATTGCCAATGATCGCCACCCGTGTCAGATCGACCTGCCAGGTGGTTGCTTGGTTTGCCAACCATCTGAGTGCCGCCTTGACGTCACGCACCGCGGGATACATTGCTTTATGCTGATTCTTTTTGTAGTCAGACAGTGCCATCCCGTTGACGTATTGCGCTATCGCTTCAGGCACGGTGCCATATTCATCCATCAACCGATAATTCACACTGATGACAAGGAAGCCTCGGGAAGCAAAATAATCGCCAAAATATTTTGCGGCGCCATCAGTCTTGTCGCCATCACGAAAGCCCCCGCCATGGACAAAAGTCACAACGGGCAAACGACCGACAGCCCCGACAGGTCGATAGGCGTCCAGCATCAAGTCTTTTGTCCCGGACACCCGTCCACGCCAGCTTTCGTGGACTTGTCCCAAAGCGTAGGTGATGTCAGACACCATCTCGACGGCGAATTTGGGTTGCCGATACACGGTAGCAGCCGCGGGCGAGCCGACTGCGCCGCCCACAGATGTCTCCGGCCCTCGCTCCGA
The sequence above is drawn from the Gammaproteobacteria bacterium genome and encodes:
- a CDS encoding alpha/beta hydrolase, with the protein product MGGAVGSPAAATVYRQPKFAVEMVSDITYALGQVHESWRGRVSGTKDLMLDAYRPVGAVGRLPVVTFVHGGGFRDGDKTDGAAKYFGDYFASRGFLVISVNYRLMDEYGTVPEAIAQYVNGMALSDYKKNQHKAMYPAVRDVKAALRWLANQATTWQVDLTRVAIIGNSAGAIIGIAVGATDPDDFATELSLAEDPTLSSTHQAQSLPRIRAVVDFWGSGDAVDLYEGAYQTTRWRATKAPLMIVHGTDDATIAYDEALYLQQRYQQSGAPYQFCALAGMGHGAWDGVCDGKTLDVLALEFIAKHLQLTVVEH